A region from the Papio anubis isolate 15944 chromosome 6, Panubis1.0, whole genome shotgun sequence genome encodes:
- the PTCRA gene encoding pre T-cell antigen receptor alpha isoform X2 yields MAGTWLLFLLALGCPTLPTGVGGTPFPSLAPPITLLADGKQQMVVVCLVLDVAPPGFDSPIWFSAGNGSALDAFTYGPSPATDGTWTSLAHLSLPSEELASWEPLVCHTGPGAEGHSRSTEPLQLSGEASTARTCPWEPLRAATRLRALGSHRLYLATETGGREATSSPRPQPRDHGWSDTPPGRKPGSPVWEEGSYLSRYPTCPAQAWCSRSDLRIPSSSLGAFFACDLPPPLQAGAA; encoded by the exons GTGTGGGTGGCACACCCTTTCCTTCTCTGGCCCCACCAATCACACTACTGGCGGATGGAAAACAGCAGATGGTGGTGGTCTGCCTGGTCCTTGATGTTGCACCCCCTGGCTTTGACAGCCCCATCTGGTTCTCAGCCGGCAACGGTAGTGCACTGGATGCCTTCACCTATGGCCCTTCCCCAGCAACGGATGGCACCTGGACCAGCTTGGCCCATCTCTCCCTGCCCTCTGAGGAGCTGGCATCCTGGGAGCCTTTGGTCTGCCACACTGGGCCTGGGGCTGAGGGCCACAGCAGGAGTACAGAGCCCCTGCAGCTGTCAG GAGAGGCTTCTACAGCCAGGACCTGCCCCTGGGAGCCTCTCAGGG CTGCCACCCGCCTGCGAGCCCTCGGCTCCCACCGACTGTACCTGGCCACGGAGACTGGGGGACGAGAGGCCACCAGTTCACCCAGGCCCCAGCCTCGGGACCATGGCTGGAGTGACACCCCTCCGGGTCGGAAGCCTGGGAGCCCAGTCTGGGAGGAGGGGTCTTACCTCAGCAGATACCCCACCTGCCCAGCACAGGCCTGGTGCTCAAGATCTGACCTCAGGATTCCTTCCTCGAGTCTTGGAGCATTTTTTGCATGTgacctgcctcctcctctgcagGCTGGAGCTGCCTGA
- the PTCRA gene encoding pre T-cell antigen receptor alpha isoform X1, producing the protein MAGTWLLFLLALGCPTLPTGVGGTPFPSLAPPITLLADGKQQMVVVCLVLDVAPPGFDSPIWFSAGNGSALDAFTYGPSPATDGTWTSLAHLSLPSEELASWEPLVCHTGPGAEGHSRSTEPLQLSGEASTARTCPWEPLRGMPGGVLWLGVLRLLLFKLLLFDLLLTCSRLRHPAGPLPSPAAATRLRALGSHRLYLATETGGREATSSPRPQPRDHGWSDTPPGRKPGSPVWEEGSYLSRYPTCPAQAWCSRSDLRIPSSSLGAFFACDLPPPLQAGAA; encoded by the exons GTGTGGGTGGCACACCCTTTCCTTCTCTGGCCCCACCAATCACACTACTGGCGGATGGAAAACAGCAGATGGTGGTGGTCTGCCTGGTCCTTGATGTTGCACCCCCTGGCTTTGACAGCCCCATCTGGTTCTCAGCCGGCAACGGTAGTGCACTGGATGCCTTCACCTATGGCCCTTCCCCAGCAACGGATGGCACCTGGACCAGCTTGGCCCATCTCTCCCTGCCCTCTGAGGAGCTGGCATCCTGGGAGCCTTTGGTCTGCCACACTGGGCCTGGGGCTGAGGGCCACAGCAGGAGTACAGAGCCCCTGCAGCTGTCAG GAGAGGCTTCTACAGCCAGGACCTGCCCCTGGGAGCCTCTCAGGG GGATGCCGGGCGGGGTCCTGTGGCTGGGGGTGCTGCGGCTTCTGCTCTTCAAGCTGCTGCTGTTTGACCTGCTCCTGACCTGCAGCCGCCTGCGCCACCCCGCGGGCCCACTGCCTTCCCCCGCAGCTGCCACCCGCCTGCGAGCCCTCGGCTCCCACCGACTGTACCTGGCCACGGAGACTGGGGGACGAGAGGCCACCAGTTCACCCAGGCCCCAGCCTCGGGACCATGGCTGGAGTGACACCCCTCCGGGTCGGAAGCCTGGGAGCCCAGTCTGGGAGGAGGGGTCTTACCTCAGCAGATACCCCACCTGCCCAGCACAGGCCTGGTGCTCAAGATCTGACCTCAGGATTCCTTCCTCGAGTCTTGGAGCATTTTTTGCATGTgacctgcctcctcctctgcagGCTGGAGCTGCCTGA
- the CNPY3 gene encoding protein canopy homolog 3 isoform X1 codes for MELLPEPASRCLLLLPLLLLLLLLPAPELGPSQAGAEENDWVRLPSKCEVCKYVAVELKSAFEETGKTKEVIGTGYGILDQKASGVKYTKSDLRLIEVTETICKRLLDYSLHKERTGSNRFAKGMSETFETLHNLVHKGVKVVMDIPYELWNETSAEVADLKKQCDVLVEEFEEVIEDWYRNHQEEDLTEFLCANHVLKGKDTSCLAEQWSGKKGDTASLGGKKSKKKSSRAKAAGGRSSSSKQRKELGGLEGDPSPEEDEGIQKASPLTHSPPDEL; via the exons ATGGAGTTGTTGCCTGAGCCCGCGTCGCGCTGTCTTCTGCTTCTtcccttgctgctgctgcttctgctgctgcctgCCCCAGAGCTGGGCCCGAGCCAGGCCGGAGCTGAGGAGAACGACTGGGTTCGCCTGCCCAGCAAATGCGAAG TGTGTAAATATGTTGCTGTGGAGCTGAAGTCAGCCTTTGAGGAAACCGGCAAGACGAAGGAGGTGATTGGCACGGGCTATGGCATCCTGGACCAGAAGGCCTCTGGAGTCAAATACACCAAGTC GGACTTGCGGTTAATCGAAGTCACTGAGACCATTTGCAAGAGGCTCCTGGATTATAGCCTGCACAAGGAGAGGACCGGCAGCAACCGATTTGCCAAG ggcatgtcagagacctttgagaCATTACACAACCTGGTACACAAAGGGGTCAAGGTGGTGATGGACATCCCCTATGAGCTGTGGAACGAGACTTCTGCAGAGGTGGCTGACCTCAAGAAGCAG TGCGACGTGCTGGTAGAAGAGTTTGAGGAGGTGATCGAGGACTGGTACAGGAACCACCAGGAGGAAGACCTGACTGAATTCCTCTGCGCCAACCACGTGCTGAAGGGAAAAGACACCA GTTGCCTGGCAGAGCAGTGGTCCGGCAAGAAGGGAGACACAGCTTCCCTGGGAGGGAAGAAGTCCAAGAAGAAGAGCAGCAGGGCCAAGGCAGCAGGCGGCAGGAGTAGCAGCAGCAAACAAAGGAAGGAGCTGGGTGGCCTTGAGGGAGACCCCAGCCCCGAGGAGGATGAGGGCATCCAGAAGGCATCCCCTCTAACACACAGCCCCCCTGATGAGCTCTGA
- the CNPY3 gene encoding protein canopy homolog 3 isoform X2, whose amino-acid sequence MRRDLRLIEVTETICKRLLDYSLHKERTGSNRFAKGMSETFETLHNLVHKGVKVVMDIPYELWNETSAEVADLKKQCDVLVEEFEEVIEDWYRNHQEEDLTEFLCANHVLKGKDTSCLAEQWSGKKGDTASLGGKKSKKKSSRAKAAGGRSSSSKQRKELGGLEGDPSPEEDEGIQKASPLTHSPPDEL is encoded by the exons ATGCGAAG GGACTTGCGGTTAATCGAAGTCACTGAGACCATTTGCAAGAGGCTCCTGGATTATAGCCTGCACAAGGAGAGGACCGGCAGCAACCGATTTGCCAAG ggcatgtcagagacctttgagaCATTACACAACCTGGTACACAAAGGGGTCAAGGTGGTGATGGACATCCCCTATGAGCTGTGGAACGAGACTTCTGCAGAGGTGGCTGACCTCAAGAAGCAG TGCGACGTGCTGGTAGAAGAGTTTGAGGAGGTGATCGAGGACTGGTACAGGAACCACCAGGAGGAAGACCTGACTGAATTCCTCTGCGCCAACCACGTGCTGAAGGGAAAAGACACCA GTTGCCTGGCAGAGCAGTGGTCCGGCAAGAAGGGAGACACAGCTTCCCTGGGAGGGAAGAAGTCCAAGAAGAAGAGCAGCAGGGCCAAGGCAGCAGGCGGCAGGAGTAGCAGCAGCAAACAAAGGAAGGAGCTGGGTGGCCTTGAGGGAGACCCCAGCCCCGAGGAGGATGAGGGCATCCAGAAGGCATCCCCTCTAACACACAGCCCCCCTGATGAGCTCTGA